GCCATCGCCGCGCTCCCCGGCGATCTCGATCTCCACCGCCGCGCCGATCTGCTGCAGATCATCGAGTGTCCACTGGCTGCCCATGGTCTATCCTCCCCGCGCAGCTGCGCGCCGCGCTTATCTATTCCTCTAGGGCTGGGCTGGCTGTCTACAGGCAGCTCCTCGCTCCAATGCCTAGTATAGAGCTATGGCAAAAGCAGCGGTATAATAAAAGTCTAGGGTTGTTGTATATTTCTGTAGAGTTGGGCAGGAGCGATGGCAAGCACGATGGAAGCGATGGCATGGAAGAGGAGCGAGTACGAGGCGCAGCGGGCCGAGGCCACCCGCCAGGAGCTGGCCGAGCGGATCGCCTGGGCCGTGCGCGAGGATGGCGTGGCCGAGCCGCTGCCCTGGCTGCGCCTGCGCCGCGCCGACGCCCCCACCGAGCTGGGGCACGGCGTCTCCGCCCCCTCGTTCTGCGTGATCGCGCAGGGCAGCAAGGAGATCCTGCTGGGCGAGAAGCGCTACCGCTACGACCCGGCCCACTACCTGATTACCACCGCCTCGCTGCCGATCGCCAGCCGCATCTCCGAGGCCAGCCGCGAGCAGCCCTTCCTCAACATGGTCTTCCACCTGGATGTGCCCCAGATCAGCGCCGTGATGGCCGAGGCGGGCCACATGCTGGAGCGCGGCTGCCCGGCGGTGACGGCCATCGACGTGAGCGCGCTGGATATGGGCCTGCTGGATGCGGCGGCGCGCCTGATGCGCCTGCTGGAGAACCCCACCGAGTCGCGGCTGCTGGCCCCGCTGGTGCTGCGCGAGATCCTCTACCGCCTGCTGATGGGCGAGCAGCGCGAGCGGCTGGGCCAGATCGTGGCGCAGGGCGGCGCGGGCCAGCGCATCGCCGCCGTGGTCGACCGGCTGCGGCGTGAGTTCGACCAGCCCCTGCGCATCGACGAGCTGGCCCGCGACCACGGCATGAGTGTCTCGGGCTTCCACCACCACTTCCGCGCCTTCACCGCCATGAGCCCGCTGCAGTTCCAGAAGCAGCTGCGCCTGCAGGAGGCCCGCCGCCTGATGCTGAGCGAGGGCCTGGATGCCGCCAGCGCCGGGTTCCGCGTGGGCTACAGCAACGCCTCGCACTTCACGCGCGAGTACAAGCGGCTGTTCGGCGCGCCGCCGCTGCGCGATGTTGAGCACCTGCGCGACGCCAGCGGCCAGCGCGCGGTGGCCCAGGGCGCGGTGTAGCGGTATACTACCCCCGTGGGGCGCTGCGGCCCCCAGCCACAATGGTATCTTCCGCACTGTTGCGCGAGAGGAAATGATGTCTGACC
This portion of the Chloroflexia bacterium SDU3-3 genome encodes:
- a CDS encoding AraC family transcriptional regulator, whose translation is MEAMAWKRSEYEAQRAEATRQELAERIAWAVREDGVAEPLPWLRLRRADAPTELGHGVSAPSFCVIAQGSKEILLGEKRYRYDPAHYLITTASLPIASRISEASREQPFLNMVFHLDVPQISAVMAEAGHMLERGCPAVTAIDVSALDMGLLDAAARLMRLLENPTESRLLAPLVLREILYRLLMGEQRERLGQIVAQGGAGQRIAAVVDRLRREFDQPLRIDELARDHGMSVSGFHHHFRAFTAMSPLQFQKQLRLQEARRLMLSEGLDAASAGFRVGYSNASHFTREYKRLFGAPPLRDVEHLRDASGQRAVAQGAV